The Chitinophaga sp. H8 genome contains a region encoding:
- a CDS encoding outer membrane beta-barrel family protein codes for MKVVYKALALSISILGMMLPSMAQNSTPKITGHITQSGSKPVEFATVTLLKAQDSTLVKGAIADINGKYEFENIKQGKYLVAAAYVGMTKGYSKSFEVNGSSIKLNPIDLLTATKKLNVVDITAKRPFIEQKADKMVVNVENSIVAAGGTALEVLQKSPGVTVDKDDNIAMKGKGGVVIMIDGKPTNMSSQDVAELLKSMPSSNIDQIELISNPSAKYDAAGNAGIINIKLKKNKNYGTNGNVNLGAGYGRTPKWNGGLNLNNRNEKVNLFGSFNYNHRENDQQLGLFRSGIENGKTTVYDQQNTVNNSTNYYAGKAGADYFINKNHTVGVMVDVSYRDHDVPTDAITHIGNGKMVDSVLKTNTRNISDWNRWAYNVNYKGILDTTGKELNIDLDYARNTDKSYSNIYANMLNGNGKGSMHSDTTRNLQPSTIDIKTAKVDYVHPLKKGAKIEAGLKFSLVETDNNARFDSLKGNTWIYDDQRSNQFLYKENINAAYINFSKQFKKVGLQLGLRGEQSNVRGNSITTARITDTTYFNLFPTVFVSYAANKDNQLGFSYSRRIQRPSYEDLNPFEIYLDRYTKMAGNPYLKPQYSHNIEVTHTFKQFLITSIGYTHTKDQITQILEVDKDPVTGDTSIMRYKYLNVAKSDVFNINVSIPFPITKWWNSFTTMSGSYTRYQTVVNNNQISLSSGGFFGRTQHTFTLGKGLSTEVAFMYISSQIADQGLFRMKPMYALDLGVQKSILDKKGTLKLNVTDVFNTQHFQGAFENGTRFTSVRSKWESQQVRLNFTYRFGNSNVKAARNRQTGLLDEQRRVKEGNN; via the coding sequence ATGAAAGTTGTTTATAAAGCGTTAGCCTTGTCAATCAGCATTTTGGGCATGATGCTTCCATCCATGGCACAAAACAGTACTCCAAAAATTACCGGACACATTACCCAGTCAGGCAGTAAGCCGGTTGAATTTGCCACTGTTACTTTATTAAAAGCACAGGATTCCACTTTGGTAAAAGGCGCGATAGCTGATATTAATGGTAAGTATGAATTTGAAAATATAAAGCAGGGAAAATACCTGGTAGCAGCTGCTTATGTAGGCATGACCAAAGGATATAGTAAGTCTTTTGAGGTAAATGGAAGTAGTATAAAACTAAATCCTATTGATTTGCTCACAGCTACTAAAAAACTGAATGTAGTAGACATTACGGCCAAGCGGCCATTTATTGAGCAAAAAGCTGATAAAATGGTTGTAAATGTTGAAAACAGCATAGTGGCTGCAGGGGGGACTGCATTGGAAGTACTGCAGAAATCACCGGGTGTTACCGTAGATAAGGATGATAATATTGCCATGAAGGGGAAAGGTGGAGTAGTGATTATGATAGACGGCAAGCCGACTAATATGAGTTCCCAGGATGTTGCCGAGCTGCTGAAAAGTATGCCAAGCAGTAATATCGACCAGATAGAACTGATCTCGAATCCTTCCGCCAAGTATGATGCAGCTGGCAACGCCGGGATTATTAATATTAAACTTAAGAAGAACAAAAATTATGGGACAAATGGTAATGTTAACCTTGGCGCAGGCTATGGGCGTACTCCCAAATGGAATGGTGGACTGAATCTGAATAATCGTAATGAAAAGGTAAACCTCTTTGGTTCCTTTAATTACAATCACCGGGAAAATGATCAGCAATTAGGGTTATTTCGCAGTGGTATAGAAAATGGGAAGACTACCGTATATGATCAACAGAATACAGTGAATAACAGTACCAACTACTACGCAGGAAAGGCAGGTGCAGATTATTTCATTAATAAAAATCATACTGTTGGGGTAATGGTAGATGTTTCCTACAGAGATCACGATGTACCTACTGATGCTATAACACATATCGGAAATGGAAAGATGGTAGATTCTGTGTTAAAAACGAATACCAGGAATATTTCTGATTGGAATCGCTGGGCCTATAATGTTAATTACAAAGGCATCCTGGATACTACCGGAAAAGAGTTAAACATTGATCTTGACTACGCGCGTAATACTGATAAGTCTTATTCAAATATTTACGCGAATATGTTAAATGGTAATGGAAAGGGGAGCATGCACAGTGATACAACCCGTAACCTTCAGCCATCTACGATTGACATCAAAACAGCCAAAGTTGATTATGTACATCCATTGAAAAAAGGTGCTAAAATTGAAGCGGGACTCAAGTTTAGTCTTGTGGAAACGGATAATAATGCCCGCTTTGACTCGCTGAAGGGGAATACCTGGATTTACGATGACCAGCGTTCTAATCAATTTTTGTATAAAGAAAACATCAATGCTGCTTACATTAATTTTAGTAAGCAGTTTAAAAAAGTTGGCCTTCAATTAGGTTTACGTGGAGAACAATCCAATGTCAGAGGTAATTCAATCACTACCGCACGTATTACTGATACCACTTATTTTAACTTGTTTCCTACAGTATTTGTAAGTTATGCCGCGAATAAGGATAATCAATTGGGCTTTTCATATAGCCGCAGAATACAAAGACCTAGTTACGAAGATCTGAACCCATTTGAAATTTATCTGGACAGATATACTAAAATGGCTGGGAACCCTTATCTGAAGCCACAATACTCGCATAATATAGAAGTGACCCATACTTTTAAACAATTTCTGATTACTTCTATTGGCTATACACATACCAAGGACCAGATTACTCAAATATTAGAGGTCGATAAAGATCCTGTTACCGGGGATACTTCAATTATGCGCTATAAATATTTGAACGTGGCAAAGTCGGATGTTTTTAATATTAACGTTTCCATTCCTTTTCCAATTACTAAATGGTGGAATAGCTTTACCACTATGTCAGGGTCTTATACCAGGTATCAAACAGTGGTAAATAATAATCAGATCAGCCTTTCCTCTGGTGGATTTTTTGGTCGTACACAACACACTTTCACTTTGGGTAAGGGGCTTAGCACAGAAGTCGCGTTTATGTATATATCCTCACAGATAGCTGATCAGGGGTTATTTAGAATGAAGCCAATGTATGCATTGGATCTGGGGGTACAAAAATCGATACTGGACAAAAAAGGTACCCTGAAGCTGAATGTGACAGATGTGTTTAACACCCAACATTTCCAGGGCGCGTTTGAAAATGGTACCCGCTTTACATCAGTACGGAGCAAATGGGAAAGCCAGCAAGTAAGACTCAATTTTACATATCGCTTTGGTAATAGCAACGTTAAAGCTGCCCGCAACCGCCAAACAGGGTTATTGGATGAACAACGCCGCGTGAAGGAAGGAAATAATTAA
- a CDS encoding Hsp20/alpha crystallin family protein, with amino-acid sequence MTLVKLNHSPLPKTFGGIMEDIFNNAGLNKLWKDDFATADFFGAHPPVNVHETKEAYLLDVMAPGFSKEDFKISVEDKTLTISAEKKTETKDENEKQIRKEFSFRSFKRAFTLHESVDASKINAKYDNGVLKVNLPKKENKQDAPKAITVE; translated from the coding sequence ATGACACTGGTAAAATTGAATCACAGCCCGCTTCCTAAAACTTTTGGTGGAATTATGGAAGACATTTTTAACAATGCCGGATTGAATAAATTATGGAAAGATGATTTTGCTACTGCAGACTTCTTTGGTGCACACCCACCGGTTAATGTTCATGAAACGAAGGAAGCCTACCTTTTAGATGTAATGGCACCTGGCTTCTCAAAAGAAGACTTTAAGATCAGTGTGGAAGACAAAACACTTACGATCAGCGCTGAAAAGAAAACTGAAACAAAGGATGAAAATGAAAAGCAGATTCGCAAAGAATTCAGCTTCCGTTCTTTCAAACGTGCTTTCACCTTGCATGAAAGCGTAGATGCATCAAAGATTAATGCTAAATACGACAATGGTGTACTGAAAGTAAATCTTCCTAAAAAAGAAAATAAACAAGACGCACCGAAAGCAATTACAGTAGAATAA
- a CDS encoding YajQ family cyclic di-GMP-binding protein, translating into MPSFDIVSKVDLQTLDNAINTVKKEITTRFDFKGSHVNIELDKKEMGVKVEVESEMKLDQVLDVLITRSMRQGLDATIYDMGSKEAYQSGKVYKKEIPVRNGIKQEDAKKIVKLIKDSGLKVQAAIMDDIVRVTAKKIDDLQEVIQKCREANLGLPLQYVNMKS; encoded by the coding sequence ATGCCATCCTTTGATATTGTTAGCAAAGTGGATTTGCAAACGTTGGATAACGCCATTAATACCGTAAAAAAAGAGATTACTACGCGTTTTGACTTTAAAGGTTCCCATGTAAATATTGAATTGGATAAGAAGGAGATGGGGGTAAAGGTGGAGGTTGAAAGCGAAATGAAGCTGGACCAGGTATTGGATGTATTGATTACCCGTAGTATGCGCCAGGGGCTGGATGCTACCATTTATGACATGGGAAGTAAGGAAGCCTACCAGAGCGGTAAAGTGTATAAGAAGGAGATTCCTGTGAGAAATGGTATCAAACAGGAAGATGCCAAAAAAATAGTAAAACTGATCAAGGATTCCGGCTTAAAGGTCCAGGCCGCCATTATGGACGACATTGTGCGCGTAACGGCTAAGAAAATAGATGATTTACAGGAAGTTATCCAAAAGTGCAGGGAAGCTAATTTAGGCTTACCTTTGCAATATGTGAATATGAAAAGTTAG
- a CDS encoding BrxA/BrxB family bacilliredoxin: protein MYPAELVMPMKAELTDKGFEELLTTEKVEETLKKEGTTLVFINSVCGCSAGTARPGVLMAVANSEKKPDRLTTSFAGFDSDAVKQIRTHLLPYPPSSPAIALFKDGQLVHIIERHMIEGRPAQMIAANLVDAFEQYC from the coding sequence ATGTATCCAGCAGAATTAGTAATGCCAATGAAGGCTGAGTTAACTGATAAAGGTTTTGAAGAGTTGTTAACAACTGAGAAAGTAGAAGAAACACTTAAAAAAGAGGGCACTACCCTGGTGTTCATTAATTCCGTATGTGGTTGTTCTGCAGGTACTGCACGTCCTGGAGTATTGATGGCAGTAGCCAACAGCGAGAAGAAACCAGATAGATTGACAACCAGTTTTGCTGGTTTTGATAGTGACGCAGTGAAGCAAATCCGTACGCATTTATTGCCTTATCCTCCTTCTTCTCCAGCTATTGCCTTATTTAAAGATGGACAGCTGGTGCACATTATTGAGCGTCATATGATTGAAGGACGACCTGCACAAATGATTGCAGCCAACCTGGTAGATGCATTTGAGCAATATTGTTAA
- a CDS encoding type B 50S ribosomal protein L31, with amino-acid sequence MKQGIHPESYRFVVFKDMSNGVSFLSRSTAPSKETVKWEDGNEYPLIKLEISNTSHPFYTGKNVLVDTAGRIDKFKKRYAKKA; translated from the coding sequence ATGAAACAGGGAATACATCCGGAAAGTTACAGATTTGTGGTATTTAAAGATATGTCTAATGGAGTGAGCTTTTTAAGCCGTTCCACTGCTCCTTCCAAAGAAACTGTAAAGTGGGAAGATGGCAATGAATATCCATTGATTAAGCTGGAAATTTCCAATACATCTCACCCTTTCTACACAGGGAAGAATGTATTGGTTGATACTGCCGGCCGTATTGATAAATTTAAGAAGCGTTACGCTAAGAAGGCTTAA
- a CDS encoding hemerythrin domain-containing protein — MQRHPTLVPLSHEHQRLLFVCRYLKKDAAAYEGFPLDTQAKLAYIVKVFQEIMVPHIQKEEYLFEVCRGKNEEIDEMMEELIMEHQLISRMYSGLVDNTDLVTAMDILATHLEAHIRKEERSFFEKLQEKLPFLLDELRLEK, encoded by the coding sequence ATGCAGCGTCATCCTACTTTAGTGCCTTTGTCGCATGAGCATCAGCGATTATTGTTTGTTTGCAGGTATCTCAAAAAAGATGCAGCTGCTTACGAAGGGTTTCCTTTGGATACACAGGCTAAGCTAGCCTATATTGTAAAGGTTTTCCAGGAAATAATGGTGCCTCATATTCAAAAGGAAGAGTATCTCTTCGAGGTGTGCCGTGGCAAAAATGAGGAGATAGATGAGATGATGGAGGAGTTGATAATGGAGCATCAGCTGATATCCAGAATGTATAGTGGCTTAGTGGATAATACTGACTTAGTAACAGCTATGGATATACTGGCTACTCATCTGGAAGCTCATATACGTAAAGAGGAGCGCAGTTTTTTTGAAAAACTGCAGGAAAAACTTCCTTTTTTACTCGACGAGCTCCGGCTGGAGAAATAA
- a CDS encoding head GIN domain-containing protein: MKTTRKSWYLYLPLLLSVLILSSFYQRNEKVRGNGQLKEETRPAEPFKEISTSGNYKVVIQQGNNHSIQLEAEENLLPYIITEIQGDELKIYTKRGYNINPTKTITVNVTLQQIAALKASGAGGFYSKGTLKSDEIELSCSGSTGADLDVDTRKMEVSLSGSSNIKLKGSATEAEYKISGSADIAAFDLVGDDVEVKISGSGNANVTANKKLDVKVSGSGSVKYKGTPGSVDQRVSGSGRISKVS, translated from the coding sequence ATGAAAACAACCCGAAAATCCTGGTATCTGTACTTGCCCCTGCTGTTGTCTGTACTAATATTATCATCTTTTTATCAAAGAAATGAGAAAGTAAGAGGAAATGGACAGCTAAAAGAAGAAACAAGACCTGCAGAACCATTTAAAGAAATCAGTACTTCAGGTAATTATAAAGTGGTGATTCAGCAAGGGAATAATCATAGTATACAACTGGAAGCAGAGGAGAACTTATTACCTTATATAATAACAGAAATTCAAGGTGATGAACTGAAGATTTATACTAAACGGGGTTATAATATTAATCCTACAAAAACAATCACCGTAAATGTGACCCTACAGCAGATCGCAGCGCTTAAAGCAAGTGGAGCCGGAGGATTTTATAGTAAAGGGACACTCAAGAGCGATGAAATAGAGTTGTCATGCAGTGGTTCAACAGGCGCTGACCTGGACGTGGATACCCGGAAAATGGAAGTGTCGCTTTCAGGCTCCAGTAATATAAAATTAAAAGGAAGTGCCACTGAAGCAGAATATAAAATCTCCGGATCTGCAGATATTGCTGCATTTGACCTGGTAGGTGATGATGTGGAAGTGAAAATATCAGGGTCAGGTAATGCTAATGTAACTGCTAATAAAAAACTGGACGTTAAGGTATCAGGATCAGGGTCTGTTAAATATAAGGGAACGCCTGGTAGTGTTGATCAACGGGTTAGCGGATCCGGGAGAATATCAAAAGTTAGTTAA
- the tpiA gene encoding triose-phosphate isomerase, whose amino-acid sequence MRKKIVAGNWKMNLTLAQGEQLINDILQAGLKLGEGQEVVIATPFPYLMKAKSLVKNYPGFYVAAQNCYTEKSGAFTGEVSAEMLQSVGVDYVILGHSERREYFQEGNDMLAKKIDQVLANGLKPIFCCGEPLLVREAGTQNTYVAAQLEDSLFHLTAEQLKQVVIAYEPIWAIGTGLTASAAQAQDMHAFIRSQIASKYGREAALHLTILYGGSAKPGNAEELFACPDVDGGLIGGASLVAKDFVAIVEKLA is encoded by the coding sequence ATGAGAAAAAAAATTGTAGCTGGCAATTGGAAAATGAACCTGACCCTCGCGCAGGGCGAACAACTGATTAATGATATTTTACAAGCCGGTTTAAAGCTGGGTGAAGGGCAGGAGGTAGTAATAGCTACACCTTTCCCTTATTTAATGAAAGCAAAATCATTAGTAAAAAATTATCCGGGTTTTTATGTGGCTGCACAAAACTGTTACACTGAAAAATCAGGAGCTTTTACCGGAGAAGTATCTGCTGAGATGCTGCAGTCAGTAGGGGTGGATTATGTGATATTGGGCCACTCTGAAAGAAGAGAATATTTTCAGGAAGGCAATGATATGCTGGCTAAGAAAATAGACCAGGTACTGGCTAATGGTTTAAAACCAATCTTTTGCTGCGGGGAACCCTTGTTGGTAAGAGAAGCAGGTACACAGAATACATACGTAGCGGCACAATTGGAGGATAGCCTTTTTCATCTTACTGCTGAACAATTGAAACAGGTAGTCATTGCCTATGAACCAATATGGGCGATTGGTACGGGCCTTACCGCCAGTGCAGCTCAGGCGCAGGATATGCATGCTTTTATCAGATCTCAGATAGCCAGTAAGTATGGCAGAGAGGCTGCATTGCATCTCACCATCTTATATGGTGGAAGTGCTAAACCTGGTAATGCTGAAGAGCTTTTTGCCTGCCCTGATGTAGATGGGGGCTTGATTGGTGGAGCTTCACTGGTAGCAAAAGATTTTGTAGCTATTGTTGAGAAATTAGCTTAA
- a CDS encoding 2'-5' RNA ligase family protein: MHTNTNTDIILTQETLYDYLLVINPDGQIAADVKKFKQQIANELGPYNSLYSPAHISLFRSEFPERFQDDFVTVLEMIALKQGPFAVYTARFDHFNHGDTKRTIYVNVANPKPLAELHKKILQAFELKPHAFKPHITLARAISTPEFEKVYQRFDNQLFVRSFNCKSFRLLRRPASGGKYELVREFLFGDMEHIEGSLFNHAA, from the coding sequence ATGCATACAAATACGAATACTGATATTATTCTCACACAGGAAACATTGTATGATTATCTGCTGGTCATTAACCCCGATGGACAAATTGCAGCAGATGTTAAAAAGTTTAAGCAGCAAATTGCAAATGAGCTTGGCCCCTATAATAGCCTTTATTCACCGGCACATATCTCCTTGTTCAGGTCTGAATTTCCGGAAAGATTTCAGGACGATTTTGTTACCGTATTGGAAATGATTGCGTTAAAACAAGGTCCCTTTGCTGTGTATACAGCAAGGTTTGATCATTTTAATCATGGAGATACCAAACGCACTATTTATGTAAATGTGGCTAATCCAAAACCTTTGGCGGAGCTTCATAAAAAGATATTGCAGGCATTTGAATTGAAACCGCATGCATTCAAGCCACATATTACACTCGCCAGAGCTATTAGTACACCTGAATTTGAAAAGGTGTACCAACGGTTTGATAACCAGTTGTTTGTCCGGAGCTTTAATTGTAAATCATTCAGGCTACTCAGAAGGCCTGCCAGTGGCGGAAAGTATGAATTAGTCCGTGAGTTTCTTTTTGGAGATATGGAGCATATTGAAGGCTCTCTGTTTAATCATGCAGCTTAG
- a CDS encoding prolipoprotein diacylglyceryl transferase: MYPNLYYAFQDLFGLELPFLKVFQTFGFFVAIAFLAAAYVLTIELRRREKLGWLYGIKEKIVVGKPASTGELILNGILGFLLGYKLVGLFLQWSVASQDFQGFIFSGAGSWPAGIALGALFVYLKYKDKKKHASEKPKEEMVLVMPHQRVPDFTVMAAIAGLIGAKIFHNLENWNDFKQDPWGSLISFSGLTFYGGLIVAAVVIINYARKKQINVWHLVDSAAPALMLSYGVGRMGCQFSGDGDWGIVNTHPNPFAWLPDWAWAYRYPHNVINEGIPIPGCEGKYCHMLELPVYPTPLYEIIACLILFGILWGIRKRISTPGVIFGIYLVMNGIERFFIEKIRVNTKYDIWLHPTQAEIIAALMVIGGAVLIWYCRKSFAAKKTVS; this comes from the coding sequence ATGTATCCTAATTTATATTACGCATTTCAAGATTTGTTTGGCTTAGAACTCCCTTTTCTTAAAGTTTTTCAAACCTTTGGTTTTTTTGTAGCTATTGCTTTCCTGGCGGCAGCCTATGTTTTAACGATAGAGTTAAGACGGCGGGAAAAGCTGGGATGGTTATATGGCATTAAGGAAAAGATAGTAGTAGGTAAGCCAGCTTCTACCGGCGAACTCATCTTGAATGGCATACTTGGCTTCTTGCTGGGATATAAATTGGTAGGCCTTTTCCTCCAATGGTCTGTCGCTTCTCAGGATTTTCAGGGTTTTATATTTTCAGGAGCAGGTAGCTGGCCTGCAGGTATAGCATTAGGTGCCTTATTTGTCTATCTGAAGTATAAGGATAAAAAGAAACATGCATCAGAGAAGCCCAAAGAGGAAATGGTATTGGTGATGCCTCATCAGCGCGTACCTGATTTTACAGTAATGGCAGCTATTGCCGGACTTATAGGGGCTAAGATATTCCACAATCTGGAAAACTGGAATGATTTTAAACAGGATCCGTGGGGTTCACTCATTTCCTTTAGTGGTCTTACCTTTTATGGGGGACTTATTGTAGCAGCAGTTGTTATTATTAACTACGCCCGGAAAAAACAGATTAATGTATGGCATCTGGTAGATAGTGCAGCTCCGGCGCTAATGTTGTCGTATGGTGTTGGCCGTATGGGGTGTCAGTTTTCCGGTGATGGTGATTGGGGGATTGTGAATACACATCCAAATCCTTTTGCGTGGTTACCGGATTGGGCCTGGGCTTATCGTTATCCTCATAATGTAATCAATGAAGGTATTCCCATTCCAGGGTGCGAAGGAAAGTACTGCCATATGCTGGAATTACCGGTATATCCCACTCCCCTTTATGAAATCATAGCTTGTCTTATCTTGTTTGGTATATTATGGGGGATACGCAAAAGGATTAGTACACCAGGAGTAATTTTCGGTATCTATCTTGTCATGAATGGTATAGAAAGGTTCTTTATTGAAAAGATACGGGTGAATACTAAATATGATATATGGCTGCATCCTACACAGGCAGAGATAATAGCCGCATTGATGGTGATAGGAGGTGCTGTACTTATTTGGTATTGCCGCAAATCTTTTGCAGCTAAAAAGACAGTATCCTGA
- a CDS encoding RNA polymerase sigma factor, translating into MKASNILNQTQITDNLVVRCRRGDVRAFRELYDAYSGAMYNICLRMTGNVSDAEDTLQESFLQIYKNIGQLERAASVSAWIKRIVVNHCLNYLRKKKIYFEEVDQIEVEEEQGLDEVGFTWTVEAIKSAIHTLPHGYRTVLNLYIFEEYSHREIAEMLKISESTAKTQYMRAKEKVRQIVKQQNTAR; encoded by the coding sequence ATGAAAGCATCCAATATCTTGAATCAAACGCAAATAACAGATAACCTGGTAGTCCGCTGCAGGAGGGGGGACGTACGAGCGTTTCGTGAATTGTACGATGCCTATTCTGGCGCCATGTACAATATTTGTTTGAGGATGACTGGAAATGTGAGTGATGCGGAAGATACCTTGCAGGAATCATTTTTGCAGATCTATAAAAATATCGGGCAGTTAGAAAGAGCTGCCAGTGTCAGTGCCTGGATTAAAAGGATAGTGGTAAACCACTGCTTAAATTATCTGCGTAAAAAGAAGATATATTTTGAAGAGGTGGATCAGATAGAAGTAGAGGAGGAGCAAGGGCTGGATGAGGTAGGATTTACCTGGACCGTAGAAGCTATCAAATCAGCGATTCATACATTGCCCCATGGATATCGTACAGTATTGAACTTATATATATTTGAAGAATACTCACACAGAGAAATTGCCGAAATGTTGAAGATTTCTGAATCTACTGCCAAAACGCAGTATATGCGGGCAAAAGAAAAAGTGAGGCAAATTGTAAAACAACAAAATACAGCCAGGTAA
- a CDS encoding putative sugar nucleotidyl transferase, which yields MERNYILFDTPERDLLYPFTHTRPVAACRVGILTIQEKWEHWLGKRVSHFTMPYLQEKYPLKRVADEVISVLINGHVLPTEALVQAIAALNPGEELYKDDRLLVKVLRGGDFHVPSVQERKNYKEDICAIYKPWEIALLNDRAIREDFNLLTRGRTSAPIPVSNQIIGAENIFLEEGARVEYCTINASTGPVYIGKDALVMEGCLIRGSLAIGERAVLKMGTKVYGATTIGPFCTGGGEIKNTVLFGYSNKAHDGYLGDAVIGEWCNLGANTTCSNLKNNVSEVTVWMEARQEAWGVGYKCGVLMGDYSRCGINTMLNTGTVIGVSCNVFGGDFPSKFLPSFTWGKNMQYRLEDALKDAGAWMRLKDKEMEETDKDILREVFELIANRV from the coding sequence ATGGAGCGTAACTATATCCTTTTTGACACGCCCGAACGTGATTTGTTATATCCCTTTACACATACAAGACCCGTGGCGGCCTGCAGGGTGGGCATTCTCACCATCCAGGAAAAGTGGGAACATTGGCTGGGAAAGAGGGTAAGTCATTTTACAATGCCTTATTTGCAGGAAAAGTATCCGTTGAAACGAGTGGCTGATGAAGTGATAAGTGTGCTGATTAATGGACATGTCTTACCAACTGAGGCATTGGTGCAAGCCATTGCAGCACTAAATCCTGGTGAGGAGCTGTATAAGGACGATCGTTTACTGGTAAAAGTGTTACGCGGAGGAGATTTTCATGTACCATCCGTACAGGAAAGGAAGAATTACAAAGAGGATATATGTGCGATATACAAACCCTGGGAAATAGCATTATTGAATGACCGGGCAATCAGAGAAGATTTTAATCTGTTAACCAGAGGCAGGACGTCTGCTCCCATACCGGTTTCCAACCAGATAATAGGTGCAGAAAATATATTCCTGGAAGAAGGTGCCAGGGTGGAATATTGTACGATCAATGCAAGCACAGGGCCTGTTTATATTGGTAAAGATGCCCTGGTTATGGAAGGGTGCCTGATAAGAGGGAGCCTGGCTATAGGAGAACGTGCGGTATTGAAAATGGGTACCAAGGTGTATGGCGCTACTACAATAGGACCTTTTTGTACAGGGGGAGGAGAGATCAAGAATACAGTATTGTTTGGCTATTCTAACAAGGCACATGATGGTTATCTGGGGGATGCGGTTATAGGAGAATGGTGTAATCTGGGGGCCAATACTACCTGTTCTAATCTGAAGAATAATGTGAGTGAGGTAACGGTATGGATGGAAGCCAGGCAAGAGGCATGGGGAGTGGGTTATAAGTGTGGGGTATTAATGGGGGATTACAGCAGGTGTGGTATTAATACCATGTTGAATACAGGTACTGTAATTGGGGTTTCCTGCAATGTTTTTGGAGGAGATTTTCCCTCTAAATTCCTGCCGTCCTTTACCTGGGGAAAAAATATGCAGTATCGCCTGGAGGATGCGCTGAAGGATGCCGGAGCATGGATGCGTCTGAAGGACAAAGAGATGGAGGAAACAGATAAAGACATCCTGCGTGAGGTTTTTGAATTGATTGCGAATAGGGTATAA
- a CDS encoding DUF2167 domain-containing protein has translation MRIFTLPNILLLCVCLPLWSFSNIKTDSLKQENYKFIIDSVNATFTYKTGDITLSNGAVIHVPAGFRFLDNAQSKKVLEELWGNPENNKTMGMLFPDNLGPLDESAWAFEISFDGLGYIKDEDAHKTNFNDLLKEMKSDVAKENEVRVKEGFSAVELVGWASPPYYDQENKVLHWAKELKFDHDDHNTLNYDVRILGRKGVLRLNAIGQMSQLPLIKTKIPLIVKSATFTEGHRYADFNPQADNIAVWTIGGLVAGKVLAKAGFFIVLLKFWKVIAAAVIAGASFLTRFFRKKREKTLKEATIRIDETLN, from the coding sequence ATGCGAATTTTCACCCTCCCCAACATCCTGTTATTATGTGTATGCTTACCATTATGGTCATTTTCCAATATAAAAACAGATAGCCTTAAACAGGAGAATTATAAATTCATTATAGATTCAGTAAACGCCACTTTTACCTACAAGACGGGAGATATTACATTAAGTAATGGCGCTGTAATACATGTTCCTGCCGGATTCCGGTTTTTGGATAATGCCCAGAGTAAAAAAGTGTTGGAAGAATTATGGGGAAATCCGGAGAATAATAAGACAATGGGAATGCTTTTTCCTGATAATTTAGGGCCTTTGGACGAATCGGCCTGGGCTTTTGAAATATCCTTTGATGGGTTGGGGTATATTAAGGATGAGGATGCGCATAAAACGAATTTCAATGATTTACTGAAGGAAATGAAAAGCGATGTGGCAAAGGAAAATGAAGTAAGGGTGAAAGAAGGATTTTCAGCAGTAGAGTTGGTAGGTTGGGCATCACCTCCGTATTATGATCAGGAGAATAAAGTGCTGCATTGGGCTAAAGAGTTGAAATTTGATCACGACGATCATAATACATTAAACTATGATGTAAGAATCCTGGGAAGAAAAGGAGTACTAAGATTGAATGCCATAGGTCAGATGTCGCAATTACCGTTGATAAAGACGAAGATACCGCTGATTGTAAAGAGTGCAACCTTTACAGAGGGGCACCGGTACGCTGATTTTAACCCCCAGGCAGATAATATTGCTGTATGGACTATTGGAGGCTTGGTAGCGGGTAAGGTATTGGCGAAAGCGGGTTTTTTTATTGTTTTGCTTAAATTCTGGAAGGTCATTGCAGCTGCTGTAATTGCCGGTGCAAGTTTTTTAACGAGATTTTTCAGGAAAAAGCGGGAAAAGACACTGAAAGAAGCCACAATCAGAATAGATGAAACCCTGAATTAG